A window of Candidatus Rokuibacteriota bacterium contains these coding sequences:
- the rimI gene encoding ribosomal protein S18-alanine N-acetyltransferase — MTRADLDSVLAIERASFASPWSRGAFLYELEQNRVARCWVARAVREVVGYLCLWEVASEVHITNLAVHPAWRRRGVAQALLGAILEDARRRRLGVAVLEVRPTNHEARGLYERFGFHVIGRRKGYYPDTGEDALIMEADLSGVRAGNQPNPGQVS; from the coding sequence ATGACGCGTGCGGACCTGGACTCGGTGCTCGCCATCGAGCGCGCGTCGTTTGCCAGCCCCTGGTCCCGCGGGGCGTTCCTCTACGAGCTGGAGCAGAACCGGGTGGCCCGCTGCTGGGTGGCGAGGGCTGTCCGGGAGGTGGTGGGCTACCTCTGTCTCTGGGAGGTCGCCTCCGAGGTCCACATCACGAACCTGGCGGTCCATCCGGCGTGGCGCCGTCGCGGGGTGGCCCAGGCGCTCCTGGGCGCGATCCTGGAGGATGCCCGACGTCGCCGCCTCGGTGTGGCCGTGCTCGAGGTCCGTCCCACGAACCACGAGGCCCGGGGCCTCTACGAGCGCTTCGGCTTTCACGTGATCGGGCGGCGCAAGGGCTACTACCCGGATACGGGCGAGGACGCCCTCATCATGGAGGCGGACCTCTCCGGGGTCCGGGCCGGGAACCAACCGAATCCGGGGCAGGTTTCTTAG